Proteins encoded by one window of Gordonia jinghuaiqii:
- the murI gene encoding glutamate racemase: MSGRGFDPAGPIGIFDSGVGGLTVARAIIDLLPDEDIVYIGDTANGPYGPLTIPEIRKHALAIGDDLAERGVKAIVIACNTASAACLRDARERYAPIPVVEVVLPAVRRAVVATKTGRIGVLGTEATISSRAYQDSFAAARDAVITAVPCPRFVDFVERGITSGRQILGLAEGYLAPLQQAAVDTVVLGCTHYPLLSGVIQLAMGEEVTLVSSAEETAKDLYRVLTEADLLHPHTDREASRIFQATGDPEMFAKLSTRFLGPTVKSVQHL; the protein is encoded by the coding sequence ATGTCCGGACGAGGCTTCGATCCTGCCGGCCCCATCGGGATCTTCGACTCCGGCGTCGGCGGGCTGACCGTCGCCCGCGCCATCATCGATCTCCTGCCGGACGAGGACATCGTCTACATCGGCGACACCGCGAACGGTCCCTATGGGCCACTGACCATTCCGGAGATCCGCAAGCATGCGTTGGCCATCGGCGACGACCTCGCCGAGCGTGGGGTCAAGGCGATCGTCATCGCCTGCAACACCGCGTCGGCCGCCTGCCTGCGCGACGCCCGCGAACGCTATGCACCGATCCCGGTCGTCGAGGTGGTGCTGCCCGCCGTCCGGCGAGCGGTGGTGGCGACCAAGACCGGGCGGATCGGCGTGCTCGGCACCGAGGCGACCATTTCCTCACGCGCATACCAGGATTCGTTCGCCGCAGCCCGGGACGCGGTCATCACCGCCGTGCCGTGCCCGCGGTTCGTCGACTTCGTGGAGCGTGGCATCACCAGTGGACGGCAGATCCTCGGTCTGGCTGAGGGGTACCTCGCGCCGCTGCAGCAGGCGGCGGTGGACACCGTCGTCCTCGGGTGCACGCATTACCCGTTGCTGTCGGGGGTGATCCAACTCGCGATGGGCGAGGAGGTGACACTCGTGTCGAGCGCGGAGGAGACGGCCAAGGACCTCTACCGCGTCCTCACCGAGGCCGACCTGCTGCACCCGCACACCGACCGCGAGGCGAGCCGGATCTTCCAGGCGACCGGCGATCCGGAGATGTTCGCGAAGCTGTCGACCAGGTTCCTCGGGCCCACCGTCAAATCGGTGCAGCACCTGTGA